From the genome of Nicotiana sylvestris chromosome 2, ASM39365v2, whole genome shotgun sequence, one region includes:
- the LOC138882908 gene encoding uncharacterized protein, translating to MRFGKKGKLSPRFIDPYCILKRIEKVAYKLELPASMTLVHPVFHVSMLRGYVHDHAHIVSPEVVEINDGLTYDKEPVEILDRQVCRLRTKDITLVKVLWHNHDVEEATWEAEEDMKI from the coding sequence atgagatttgggaagaagggcaagctaagtcCTAGATTCATTGACCCATATTGTATCTTGAAAAGGATTGAGAAAGTAGCCTATAAGCTGGAGTTACCTGCATCGATGACTTTGGTTCATCCTgtttttcatgtatcgatgctaCGAGGGTATGTGCATGATCATGCTCACATCGTCTCACCAGAAGTAGTAGAAATAAATGACGGCTTAACTTATGACAAAGAACCTGTTGagattcttgataggcaagtttgTAGGTTGAGGACTAAAGACATAACTTTAGTTAAAGTGTTATGGCATAATCATGACgtcgaggaggctacttgggaggccgaggaagataTGAAAATCTGA
- the LOC104214787 gene encoding lysM domain receptor-like kinase 4: protein MNYSHLICVFTIIFASSSVSILAQQPYIGKGTNVCSSQDNSNSAFGYFCNGVNRSCQSYLTFRSQTPFTSVASISSLLGADPLELSQLNSVAQNATFDTNQMVLVPVTCSCAGQYYQTNTSYVIKKDDTFLTIANNTLQGLSTCHAINAENKEQATNLILGSRINVPLRCACPTKNQTDDGTKYLLSYLVTSGEFVSLISGKFGADTRATLAANGLSENDATIFPFTTLLVPLLNPPLSSQVVGNSPPPPPPSAPTSPAVPVSNNGSKKTWIYVVVGVVGGVVALSLLGVVIFFLFFRKRQKKADPQFVSESFEAVEKPLNKKVEDESEEFLESLSSIAQSVKIYKFEEIKTATENFSPTCLIKGSVYRGTINGDFAAIKKMSGDVSKEINLLSKINHFNLISLSGICFQDGHWYLVYEYAVNGPLSDWICHQNSDQKSLNWTQRVQISLDVATGLNYLHSYTSPPHVHKDLNGSNILLDGDLRAKIANFGLARSADGEEGEFALTRHIVGTQGYMAPEYLENGLVSPKLDVYAFGVLLLEILTGNEVSVLYEGSNTYLAEVLIPVLHDENAKENLSNFIDPSLQGKYPAELAIAIVRLIDNCIKKDPSHRDGMDEIVQSLSRIMTATHSWEMSYSISVSPQTLP, encoded by the coding sequence ATGAATTATTCTCATCTCATCTGTGTTTTCACCATTATATTTGCTTCTTCCTCTGTTTCAATCCTTGCACAACAGCCTTACATTGGAAAGGGAACAAACGTCTGCAGCAGCCAAGATAACTCCAATTCTGCTTTTGGGTATTTCTGCAATGGCGTTAACCGCAGCTGCCAATCTTATTTGACATTTAGATCTCAAACCCCTTTTACTTCAGTGGCCTCAATCTCTTCTCTACTTGGTGCTGACCCTTTGGAGCTTTCTCAGCTCAATTCAGTTGCTCAAAATGCTACCTTTGACACAAACCAAATGGTTCTTGTTCCTGTCACCTGTTCTTGTGCAGGTCAGTATTACCAAACAAACACATCTTATGTCATAAAAAAAGATGATACTTTCTTAACAATTGCAAATAATACCCTACAAGGCTTGTCTACTTGCCATGCTATTAACGCTGAGAACAAAGAACAAGCTACTAATCTGATTCTTGGTTCAAGAATTAATGTTCCTCTTCGATGTGCTTGTCCAACAAAGAATCAAACTGATGATGGTACAAAATATCTGCTTAGTTACTTGGTTACTTCTGGAGAATTTGTTTCCCTCATTAGTGGCAAATTTGGGGCAGACACTAGAGCAACACTTGCTGCTAATGGACTATCAGAAAATGATGCTACTATTTTTCCTTTCACTACTCTATTAGTTCCTCTTTTGAACCCACCTTTGAGTTCCCAAGTTGTAGGAAATTCTCCACCGCCGCCTCCTCCGTCAGCACCAACATCACCTGCTGTTCCTGTATCAAATAATGGCTCAAAAAAGACTTGGATATATGTTGTGGTTGGTGTTGTTGGAGGAGTTGTCGCTTTGTCTCTTTTGGGGGTGGTTATTTTCTTCTTGTTCTTTAGGAAAAGGCAAAAGAAAGCTGATCCACAGTTTGTTTCTGAAAGTTTTGAAGCAGTTGAGAAACCATTGAATAAGAAAGTTGAAGATGAGTCTGAGGAGTTCTTGGAAAGTTTATCCAGTATAGCTCAATCTGTCAAGATTTACAAATTTGAAGAGATCAAAACAGCCACAGAAAACTTCAGTCCTACATGTTTGATTAAAGGATCTGTTTATCGGGGCACGATCAATGGTGATTTTGCTGCTATAAAGAAAATGAGTGGTGATGTATCCAAGGAAATTAATTTGTTAAGCAAAATCAATCATTTTAATCTTATTAGCCTCTCAGGAATTTGTTTTCAAGATGGCCACTGGTATCTTGTTTATGAATATGCTGTCAATGGACCATTAAGTGATTGGATATGCCACCAGAATAGTGATCAGAAGTCTCTTAATTGGACACAAAGAGTACAGATTTCTCTTGATGTGGCCACAGGGCTTAACTATTTGCATAGCTACACATCCCCTCCTCATGTTCACAAGGATCTAAACGGTAGTAATATTCTTCTGGATGGCGATTTAAGAGCCAAGATTGCTAATTTTGGTCTAGCAAGGTCAGCGGATGGAGAAGAAGGTGAGTTTGCCTTGACAAGGCACATAGTTGGGACCCAAGGTTACATGGCTCCTGAGTATTTGGAGAATGGTCTAGTCTCCCCGAAGCTGGATGTTTATGCATTTGGAGTTCTGTTGCTGGAAATTCTCACTGGAAACGAAGTTTCTGTTCTATATGAAGGCTCGAATACTTACTTGGCTGAGGTGTTGATCCCTGTGCTTCATgatgaaaatgcaaaggagaattTGAGCAATTTCATTGATCCTTCTCTGCAAGGGAAGTACCCTGCGGAACTTGCCATTGCCATAGTCAGATTGATCGATAACTGCATAAAGAAAGATCCTTCTCATCGCGATGGTATGGATGAGATTGTCCAATCTCTTTCAAGAATTATGACAGCCACACACTCTTGGGAAATGTCATATAGCATTTCAGTATCACCTCAAACATTGCCCTAG